A window of Cryptomeria japonica chromosome 3, Sugi_1.0, whole genome shotgun sequence contains these coding sequences:
- the LOC131072069 gene encoding endoglucanase 1: MTTSMESGSCIVVIMCLVFAITAEANYFNNMRYVYARRGSSLSHNYRDALTKSLLFFEGQRSGKLPTDQRMRWRGDSGLSDGSAERVDLTGGYYDAGDNVKFGLPMAFTTTMLSWSVLEFGGRMGDDLPHARNAIRWAADYLLKATAHPDTIYVQVGDPNLDHKCWERPEDMDTPRNVYKVDAQNPGSDVASETAAALAAASMVFRSTDRPYSQLLLQTAMRVFEFADKYRGAYSDSLQSDVCPFYCSYSGYHDELLWGAAWLQKATANESYLNYIQINGHTLGADDNVNIFSWDDKHAGTKVLLAKAFLLRNINSLEEYKGHADNFICSLLPGAPTSQTQYTPGGLIYKMSQSNLQYVTSTSFLLFTYAKYLSVSKQVVRCGNIVATPARIRTIAKRQVDYILGDNPLRMSYMVGYGAKFPQHIHHRGSSLPSIYHHPKIIACNDGFEALYSNAPNPNTLVGAIVGGPDNNDHFSDERSDYSQSEPTTYINAPLVGSLAYLAHLS; the protein is encoded by the exons ATGACGACTTCAATGGAAAGTGGAAGTTGCATTGTGGTCATAATGTGCTTGGTTTTTGCAATCACAGCTGAAGCTAACTACTTCAATAATATGCGTTATGTATATGCTCGGCGAGGCTCTTCTTTGTCTCATAACTACAGAGATGCTCTCACTAAATCTCTTCTATTCTTCGAAGGCCAACGTTCTGGGAAACTTCCTACTGATCAGAGAATGAGATGGAGAGGAGATTCGGGCCTTTCTGATGGATCTGCTGAAAGG GTGGATTTGACAGGGGGATATTACGACGCAGGAGACAATGTGAAATTTGGGCTGCCAATGGCATTCACTACCACAATGCTGTCGTGGAGTGTTTTGGAGTTTGGTGGGCGGATGGGTGACGATCTCCCACATGCAAGGAATGCCATTCGTTGGGCCGCAGACTACTTGCTCAAAGCCACTGCTCATCCAGATACTATATATGTACAG GTCGGGGATCCAAACTTGGATCACAAATGCTGGGAGCGACCCGAAGACATGGACACACCTCGTAATGTTTACAAAGTAGATGCTCAAAATCCAGGCTCTGATGTTGCTTCTGAAACCGCTGCTGCTCTTGCTGCCGCCTCCATGGTTTTCAGATCCACAGACCGCCCTTATTCTCAGCTTCTTCTCCAAACTGCAATGCGG GTTTTCGAATTTGCTGACAAGTACAGAGGCGCTTATAGTGATTCTCTACAGTCTGACGTTTGCCCATTTTACTGCTCATATTCTGGATATCAT GACGAATTACTTTGGGGAGCAGCATGGTTACAGAAAGCCACGGCGAATGAATCCTATCTGAACTATATTCAAATTAATGGCCATACTCTGGGGGCTGATGATAATGTCAATATATTCAGCTGGGACGATAAGCATGCAGGAACTAAAGTCCTCCTTGCAAAG GCATTTCTGCTCAGAAACATTAACTCCCTTGAGGAATACAAGGGGCATGCAGACAACTTCATCTGCTCTCTCTTGCCAGGAGCACCAACTTCGCAAACCCAATACACTCCAG GTGGGCTTATATACAAAATGAGCCAAAGCAATTTACAGTACGTGACGTCCACATCTTTTCTTCTATTCACATATGCAAAGTACTTGAGCGTTTCTAAGCAAGTAGTCCGGTGCGGGAACATTGTAGCAACTCCTGCCCGAATCAGGACTATTGCAAAGAGACAG GTTGACTACATTTTGGGAGACAACCCGCTACGAATGTCATACATGGTGGGCTACGGTGCCAAGTTCCCACAGCACATTCATCACAGAGGATCTTCGCTGCCATCCATTTATCACCATCCTAAAATCATAGCATGCAATGATGGGTTTGAAGCACTGTATAGCAACGCTCCCAACCCAAACACTCTGGTAGGAGCGATTGTCGGCGGCCCTGACAATAATGACCACTTCTCAGATGAACGGAGTGATTATTCCCAGTCTGAACCAACAACTTACATCAACGCTCCCTTAGTTGGTTCTCTTGCTTATTTAGCACATCTTTCTTAG